A DNA window from Chryseobacterium sp. MEBOG06 contains the following coding sequences:
- a CDS encoding TerD family protein, which translates to MAINLQKGQRENINAPKFTVGLGWDTNNTSTGTAFDLDASLFLLGDDKKLVSDSHFIFYNNLESPDKSVIHTGDNLTGEGAGDDEQIKIDLTKIDDAIKEITVVVTIHDADARKQNFGQVRNSFIRIFNTDTNEEILKYELDEDFSIETAVEFGRIYNRNGEWKFEAVGAGQREGLEKFVSIYQK; encoded by the coding sequence ATGGCTATTAACTTACAAAAAGGACAAAGAGAAAATATTAACGCACCTAAATTCACTGTAGGTTTAGGATGGGATACCAATAACACTTCTACAGGAACTGCATTTGACTTAGATGCTTCTTTATTTTTGCTTGGCGATGATAAAAAGCTGGTTTCAGACAGTCACTTTATCTTTTATAACAATCTTGAATCTCCGGACAAATCAGTGATCCATACAGGAGATAACCTTACAGGAGAAGGAGCGGGAGATGATGAGCAAATTAAAATTGATCTTACAAAAATTGATGATGCCATCAAGGAAATCACAGTGGTTGTAACAATTCACGATGCAGATGCGAGAAAGCAGAATTTTGGACAGGTAAGAAATTCTTTCATCAGAATTTTCAATACAGATACGAATGAAGAAATCTTAAAATATGAATTAGATGAAGATTTCTCAATCGAAACGGCAGTAGAATTCGGAAGAATCTACAACAGAAACGGAGAATGGAAATTTGAGGCTGTAGGAGCAGGACAGAGAGAGGGCCTTGAAAAGTTTGTATCAATTTATCAGAAATAA
- a CDS encoding Rrf2 family transcriptional regulator has product MNNTRFATAVHIMTLLAKSPQEWLTSEWVAGSINVNPVIVRKEMSVLREAGLIISRQGKEGGSHLAKNAEMITISEIYKAVKNTEVLGKKNQNPNPDCSVGREINSHLNTLFEETDQLVVNFLGDKSLQEFVDQFD; this is encoded by the coding sequence ATGAACAATACAAGATTTGCTACGGCAGTACATATTATGACCTTATTGGCAAAAAGTCCTCAGGAGTGGCTCACTTCTGAATGGGTGGCGGGCAGTATAAACGTAAACCCGGTGATTGTCCGAAAAGAAATGAGTGTATTAAGAGAAGCAGGCCTTATTATCAGCAGACAGGGAAAAGAAGGAGGAAGCCATCTGGCAAAAAATGCTGAAATGATTACCATTTCTGAAATTTATAAAGCAGTGAAAAATACAGAAGTATTAGGAAAGAAAAATCAGAATCCTAATCCTGACTGTAGTGTAGGAAGAGAAATCAATAGTCACTTAAATACATTATTTGAAGAAACAGATCAATTGGTAGTTAATTTTTTAGGAGATAAGTCATTACAGGAATTTGTTGACCAGTTCGACTAA
- a CDS encoding NAD(P)H-dependent glycerol-3-phosphate dehydrogenase: MAKKKTISESSNPKKTKKDVSVGVVGSGSFATAIVKMLVENCKVVHWCVRSEFVKGAIELRGHNPTYLTAAHFNLKSLKLTTDINELVSACDVIVLATPSIYLSDTLDKMSCDYSDKIFVSAIKGIIPKVNDVVAHYLRDEFKIGFRNQAVIAGPCHAEEVAMERLSYLTIAAAEEETAEKLEGIFSSDFIKVHTSKDVLGNEYSAILKNIFAIGAGIASGLGYGDNFTAVFVSNAIREMEIFLEAIYEAPRDVNESAYLGDLLVTAYSLFSRNRNLGNLIGKGYTVKSAIQSMNMVAEGYYAANSIYQTAKQKNLKLPIVDTVYAILYEGKSAEKQFKKLTAKLN; this comes from the coding sequence ATGGCTAAAAAGAAAACAATTTCAGAATCTTCCAATCCGAAAAAGACTAAAAAGGATGTTTCTGTAGGAGTAGTAGGAAGCGGAAGTTTTGCAACCGCTATCGTAAAAATGTTGGTTGAAAACTGTAAAGTAGTACACTGGTGTGTAAGAAGTGAGTTTGTAAAAGGAGCGATTGAGCTTCGCGGACATAACCCTACTTATCTTACTGCTGCTCATTTTAACCTTAAAAGTTTAAAGCTGACAACAGATATCAATGAACTTGTGTCTGCCTGTGATGTAATTGTTTTAGCAACGCCATCCATTTACCTTTCCGATACGCTGGATAAGATGAGCTGTGATTACTCAGATAAAATCTTTGTTTCAGCAATTAAAGGGATTATTCCTAAAGTAAATGATGTGGTAGCCCATTACCTACGTGATGAATTTAAAATCGGCTTCAGAAATCAGGCTGTAATTGCCGGACCGTGTCATGCAGAAGAAGTAGCGATGGAAAGACTTTCTTATCTTACAATAGCAGCTGCGGAAGAAGAGACGGCAGAAAAGCTGGAAGGAATTTTCAGTTCAGACTTTATTAAAGTTCATACAAGTAAAGATGTCCTGGGGAATGAGTACAGTGCAATTCTTAAAAATATCTTTGCAATTGGAGCTGGGATAGCAAGTGGGCTGGGGTATGGAGATAACTTTACTGCAGTTTTTGTTTCCAATGCGATCCGTGAAATGGAAATATTCCTGGAAGCTATTTATGAAGCCCCTAGGGATGTGAATGAAAGTGCTTATTTAGGTGACCTTCTGGTAACCGCTTATTCCCTTTTCTCAAGAAACAGAAACCTGGGGAACCTTATTGGAAAAGGATATACCGTAAAATCTGCGATCCAGTCTATGAATATGGTAGCAGAGGGATATTACGCTGCCAACTCAATTTATCAGACTGCAAAACAGAAGAATCTTAAATTACCGATTGTTGATACCGTATATGCGATTCTTTATGAAGGAAAAAGTGCTGAGAAGCAGTTTAAAAAGTTAACTGCAAAATTGAACTAA
- a CDS encoding NAD(P)-dependent oxidoreductase: protein MKKVAVIGATGFVGSQIVNELANRGYAVEALVRDASKVKTQDNVTAKSVDVNNVSELAEALKGTDAVISAFNAGWTNPNLYNDFLNGSENIQKAVEGAGVKRLIVVGGAGSLYTPDNVQIVDTPDFPDAYKPGATAARDYLNKIKENNTLDWTFFSPAVEMNQANVGERTGKYRTSLETPVFDENGRSRLSVEDVAVVLVDELEQNNHIRERFTAAY from the coding sequence ATGAAAAAAGTAGCAGTAATCGGTGCAACCGGATTTGTAGGATCACAGATCGTCAATGAATTAGCAAACAGAGGATACGCTGTAGAAGCTTTGGTAAGAGATGCGTCTAAAGTAAAAACACAGGACAATGTAACAGCAAAAAGTGTTGATGTAAACAATGTAAGCGAACTGGCTGAAGCATTAAAAGGAACTGATGCAGTAATCAGTGCGTTTAACGCAGGTTGGACGAATCCTAATCTTTACAACGACTTTTTAAACGGTTCTGAGAATATTCAAAAAGCAGTAGAAGGGGCGGGTGTAAAAAGACTTATCGTAGTAGGAGGGGCAGGAAGCCTTTACACACCGGATAACGTACAGATTGTAGATACGCCGGATTTCCCGGATGCTTACAAACCAGGGGCAACAGCAGCAAGAGATTATTTGAACAAGATTAAAGAAAATAACACGCTTGACTGGACTTTCTTCAGCCCTGCAGTAGAAATGAACCAGGCGAATGTAGGAGAAAGAACAGGAAAATACAGAACTTCATTAGAAACTCCTGTATTTGATGAAAATGGAAGAAGCCGTCTTTCTGTAGAAGATGTAGCAGTAGTTCTGGTTGATGAATTAGAGCAGAACAACCACATCCGTGAACGTTTTACTGCTGCTTACTAA
- a CDS encoding MBL fold metallo-hydrolase, translated as MLKKKLLSLASLLGFMSLLLAGNLKVKVYNPGAKAIFAVTSTIIYGEKDAVLIDAQFQKQYAEQLVKEIKATGKNLKTVFISHSDPDFYFGLDVIRKAFPSAKIISTAQTAYLISASKDDKMAVWKPQLKADAPSEIIVPEAVSAIPDLEGNKIEIIRNAEDPAHSFLWIPSIKTIAGGISVSTDSHLWMADTQNIKAIDQWIGQIDAMKSLSPQQVVPSHFTKQSLSPQSLDFVKSYLENYKKAVTDNKTTSSIVDFMVKKYPDLPGKDELGMGVKVFLGEMEWDLKSPYPAIGKKVEADFGTVKFLLDFKDNQTMTFTGTAGSSKNNTDTVKYTAVEVAKNVFMVYWHEPKLNSNITEIQDYNKNIVYSNIAQPDGSLMHLKGTLSIQK; from the coding sequence ATGTTAAAAAAGAAATTGTTATCATTGGCTTCCTTATTAGGCTTTATGAGTCTCTTATTGGCAGGAAACTTAAAAGTAAAAGTCTATAATCCGGGGGCAAAGGCTATTTTCGCCGTGACTTCAACCATCATTTACGGAGAGAAAGATGCTGTACTTATTGATGCACAGTTCCAGAAACAGTATGCAGAACAGCTGGTTAAAGAAATAAAAGCTACAGGTAAAAATCTTAAGACTGTTTTTATTTCTCACAGCGATCCGGATTTCTATTTTGGGCTGGATGTGATCAGGAAAGCTTTTCCCAGTGCAAAGATTATTTCTACAGCACAGACCGCTTATCTGATATCCGCTTCAAAGGATGATAAAATGGCTGTATGGAAACCGCAGTTAAAAGCGGATGCTCCTTCGGAAATAATTGTTCCTGAAGCTGTCTCAGCCATTCCCGATCTTGAAGGAAATAAAATTGAGATTATCCGGAACGCTGAAGATCCTGCACACAGTTTTCTTTGGATACCATCCATTAAAACCATAGCAGGCGGAATTTCAGTATCTACAGATTCTCATCTTTGGATGGCAGATACGCAGAACATAAAAGCCATTGACCAATGGATCGGACAGATAGATGCAATGAAGTCCCTGAGCCCTCAGCAGGTGGTTCCTTCTCATTTTACAAAACAGTCTCTGTCTCCTCAATCTCTTGATTTTGTTAAAAGTTATCTTGAAAACTATAAAAAAGCGGTAACTGACAATAAAACAACGTCTTCTATTGTGGATTTTATGGTTAAAAAATATCCTGACCTTCCCGGAAAAGATGAGCTTGGAATGGGAGTGAAAGTATTTTTAGGAGAAATGGAATGGGATTTAAAATCACCATATCCTGCCATCGGCAAAAAGGTAGAAGCTGATTTTGGAACGGTAAAATTTCTGCTGGATTTTAAAGATAACCAAACAATGACCTTTACGGGAACCGCAGGAAGTTCAAAAAATAACACAGATACTGTAAAATATACTGCAGTAGAAGTAGCAAAGAATGTTTTTATGGTGTACTGGCATGAACCTAAACTGAATTCCAATATTACTGAAATTCAGGATTACAACAAAAATATAGTGTATTCTAATATTGCTCAGCCTGACGGATCATTGATGCATCTGAAAGGAACATTAAGCATTCAGAAATAA
- a CDS encoding catalase, whose product MPNPLKYNKQFDELNEEEKKLLEITKKTIADFVEQSSSISDVNYATRNAHAKTYATAKGTFWIDPNIPESLQPFFDREKFDLTIRLSNARLKIKNSKKDIPAYGFAVQIKDENGGLLANYPLVNFPLFPVNTVSTFLKLFTAVNRFYIKKWSSLFPMLIQVLKMMPSFFTFDFILNIIKWIGKRNDFILSFNYYSVGAYRLGEQMIKIKLCPQSVDKNTGKKQKIKDSLKDYFQSNDFTADVLIQICYDLKNQPINKLNVEWKNSPFIKIGEVKINKDSLLDSRNCTNELLSFNPFESKIFFQPVGKIQKLRDEAYRVSVQTRRKINKLLHGKAT is encoded by the coding sequence ATGCCAAATCCATTAAAATATAATAAGCAGTTTGACGAACTGAATGAAGAGGAAAAAAAACTTCTGGAAATCACAAAGAAAACGATTGCAGATTTTGTTGAACAGTCTTCTTCCATCAGCGATGTCAATTACGCAACCCGAAATGCCCATGCAAAGACCTATGCAACGGCAAAAGGAACCTTCTGGATTGATCCGAATATTCCGGAATCACTTCAGCCTTTTTTCGACAGGGAAAAGTTTGACCTTACAATAAGGTTATCCAATGCCCGGCTGAAAATTAAAAACTCTAAAAAAGATATTCCTGCTTATGGTTTTGCGGTACAGATCAAAGATGAAAACGGAGGATTACTTGCCAATTATCCATTAGTCAACTTTCCTTTGTTTCCAGTGAATACGGTTTCTACTTTTTTGAAACTGTTTACCGCTGTCAATAGGTTTTATATCAAAAAATGGAGCAGTTTATTTCCTATGCTGATTCAGGTTCTCAAGATGATGCCTTCTTTTTTCACTTTTGATTTTATCCTTAATATTATAAAATGGATTGGTAAAAGAAATGATTTTATTCTTTCTTTTAATTATTATTCTGTAGGCGCTTACCGGCTGGGTGAACAGATGATCAAAATAAAGTTATGCCCTCAATCTGTAGACAAGAATACCGGCAAAAAACAAAAGATAAAAGATTCTCTTAAAGACTATTTTCAATCTAATGATTTTACCGCAGATGTTTTGATCCAGATCTGCTATGATCTGAAGAATCAACCCATCAATAAGCTCAATGTAGAATGGAAGAATTCGCCATTTATCAAGATTGGGGAGGTAAAAATCAATAAAGATTCTTTACTGGATTCACGTAACTGTACGAATGAGCTTCTTTCATTCAACCCATTTGAAAGCAAGATCTTTTTTCAGCCTGTTGGCAAGATACAGAAGCTGCGTGATGAAGCTTACAGGGTTTCTGTACAGACGAGGAGAAAAATCAATAAGCTTCTTCATGGGAAAGCAACCTGA
- a CDS encoding phosphoribosyltransferase family protein, producing the protein MNKRYSLHHIHSADEFTFSPAEYSYFKYGDKSYAEKFAKELFEGFISENEALLQTDKEIVVLPSPYMAIPTASNFLCFYFKKYLDLYRFQKGKKSSILSKINRNHTYITDYGNLNFEDRKNLIANDTYYIDKDFLRGKLCIFIDDIKITGSHEYTVNKILNEYNVEADFMFLYYAELMNFDLDPKIENFFNYYAVQNVKHVAEVMNKESFQFNTRIVKYILGLDSSNFDYLTSKVKKEQMDLLLELAISNNYHLITEYENNINTLTQTELYYGY; encoded by the coding sequence ATGAATAAACGATACAGCTTACACCACATTCATTCAGCGGATGAGTTTACTTTCTCACCTGCAGAGTACAGCTATTTCAAATATGGCGATAAGTCGTATGCTGAAAAATTTGCAAAAGAGTTATTCGAGGGATTTATTTCCGAAAATGAAGCACTTTTACAGACTGATAAAGAGATTGTAGTGCTTCCAAGCCCGTATATGGCTATTCCTACGGCTTCCAACTTTTTATGCTTTTACTTTAAGAAGTATTTGGATTTATATAGGTTTCAGAAGGGAAAAAAATCCAGTATTTTATCAAAAATCAATAGAAATCATACTTATATCACAGATTACGGGAACCTTAATTTTGAAGACCGTAAAAATCTGATTGCGAACGATACTTATTATATAGATAAAGATTTTTTAAGAGGAAAACTTTGTATTTTTATAGACGATATAAAAATTACGGGAAGCCATGAATATACAGTGAACAAAATACTGAATGAATATAACGTTGAGGCAGATTTTATGTTCCTGTATTATGCAGAGCTGATGAACTTTGACCTTGATCCTAAGATTGAAAATTTTTTCAATTATTATGCAGTACAAAATGTGAAACATGTTGCAGAAGTGATGAACAAAGAGAGCTTTCAGTTTAACACAAGGATTGTGAAATATATTTTAGGGCTGGATTCAAGTAATTTTGATTATCTTACGTCTAAAGTAAAAAAAGAACAGATGGATCTGCTGCTGGAGCTGGCCATCAGTAATAATTATCATTTAATAACAGAATACGAAAATAACATCAATACTTTAACACAAACGGAATTATATTATGGCTATTAA
- a CDS encoding TerC/Alx family metal homeostasis membrane protein: MEKHQSILDLHPGLVWGFAITVVIMLLLDLGVFNKKSHEVSSKEATIWSIVWISISMIFSGVVYWAFNTDGSPESHALAIEKFSQYQAAYWIEKALSVDNLFVFILVFGFFKVPKYLHHKVLFWGIIGALIFRAIFIFAGVGLINLTYLPEMNIFGEPVKINIVMALFGLFLVYAGIKSWGGGDDDEDEDYSNTAGAKLIKSFWKVSDNYDGDKFFTLQNGIKMATPLLVVVGVIEFTDVLFAVDSIPAIFAISDDPFILYTSNIFAILGLRSLYFLLANFIHMFSKLPYGLAIILSFIGVKMLIAPWIHISSPVSLGIVGGVLVISVLLSVMFPEKEDDKKEELEEK, encoded by the coding sequence GTGGAAAAACATCAAAGTATTTTAGATCTGCACCCTGGCTTGGTGTGGGGATTTGCGATAACAGTAGTTATCATGCTGCTCCTCGATTTGGGAGTTTTCAACAAAAAAAGCCACGAAGTATCTTCTAAGGAAGCTACCATCTGGTCTATCGTATGGATTTCAATTTCTATGATATTCTCAGGAGTTGTTTATTGGGCCTTCAACACAGATGGATCACCTGAAAGTCATGCGCTGGCAATAGAAAAATTTTCACAGTATCAGGCAGCTTATTGGATTGAAAAGGCTCTCTCTGTAGACAACCTGTTCGTATTTATTCTTGTGTTCGGATTCTTTAAGGTTCCAAAGTACCTTCATCATAAAGTACTTTTCTGGGGGATCATTGGTGCCTTGATCTTCAGAGCGATATTTATCTTTGCCGGAGTAGGGCTTATTAACCTGACTTATCTTCCTGAAATGAACATTTTCGGAGAACCTGTAAAAATAAACATAGTAATGGCCTTGTTCGGATTGTTCCTTGTGTATGCCGGGATCAAGTCATGGGGAGGCGGTGACGATGATGAAGATGAGGATTACAGTAATACAGCCGGTGCAAAATTGATAAAAAGTTTCTGGAAAGTTTCTGATAACTATGATGGGGATAAGTTCTTCACACTTCAGAACGGAATCAAAATGGCAACACCTCTTTTAGTAGTGGTTGGGGTTATTGAGTTTACAGACGTTTTATTCGCAGTAGACTCCATTCCTGCTATCTTTGCAATCTCAGATGACCCGTTTATCCTTTATACATCCAATATCTTTGCTATTTTGGGACTTAGATCATTATACTTCCTGTTGGCAAACTTTATTCATATGTTCAGTAAACTTCCATATGGTTTAGCAATTATCCTTTCATTCATTGGAGTTAAAATGCTTATTGCTCCATGGATTCATATCTCATCTCCGGTTTCATTAGGAATCGTAGGAGGAGTATTGGTCATCTCAGTTCTTTTATCTGTTATGTTTCCTGAAAAAGAAGATGATAAAAAAGAAGAATTAGAAGAAAAATAA
- a CDS encoding toxic anion resistance protein: MDNQENQPIDPLGSIEPLKTFEPTPMVPPAQPVQNAAPAVLVDREGNVNLTQMQTEERQKYEVLANSIDEANPGSIVNFGAELQKTLTNQSDSFLGNVRRSNSGEVGGLINDLLVELNYVDVEELHGNKVKSFLSKLPFMKKVMTQVENLFAKYDKIINNIEQISYKVNAGIITSTKDNAVLQTIFESNVNSIKQIEDLVIAGNIRMERAAAELAQMEAAPQNFQDYQIADKRDFIARLDRRMADLKVVRVIMMQSLPQIRLVQNNNVSIAEKAQTILTTTLPVWKNQLSLAVAMYRQQQNIEIQQKVSATTEEILRKNAERLGQNSVNVARANEQTIVSVETLRETTSMLINTLNEVKQIQKQGADNRRKLDQDLQTLEHELKANVRG; encoded by the coding sequence ATGGATAATCAAGAAAATCAACCCATAGATCCGCTTGGATCAATTGAACCTCTTAAAACATTTGAACCTACACCAATGGTTCCGCCGGCTCAGCCTGTACAAAATGCTGCACCGGCAGTTCTTGTAGACAGAGAAGGGAATGTAAATCTGACACAGATGCAGACGGAAGAGCGTCAAAAATATGAAGTTCTTGCGAATTCTATTGATGAAGCCAACCCAGGTTCAATCGTGAATTTTGGGGCTGAATTGCAGAAGACCTTAACAAACCAGAGTGACAGCTTTTTAGGAAATGTAAGAAGATCAAACTCAGGAGAAGTAGGCGGACTGATCAATGATCTTTTGGTAGAGCTTAACTATGTAGATGTAGAAGAACTTCATGGAAATAAAGTTAAAAGCTTCCTAAGCAAGTTACCATTCATGAAGAAGGTGATGACTCAGGTAGAAAATTTATTTGCAAAATATGATAAGATCATCAACAATATCGAGCAGATCTCTTATAAAGTAAACGCAGGTATCATTACTTCTACGAAAGATAATGCTGTTCTGCAGACTATTTTTGAAAGTAATGTGAATTCCATCAAGCAGATTGAAGATCTTGTGATCGCAGGAAACATAAGAATGGAAAGAGCTGCAGCAGAGCTTGCCCAAATGGAGGCAGCCCCTCAGAACTTCCAGGATTATCAGATCGCAGATAAGAGAGATTTCATTGCAAGATTAGACCGAAGAATGGCTGATCTTAAAGTGGTACGAGTGATCATGATGCAGTCGCTTCCACAGATCAGACTGGTACAGAATAATAACGTTTCTATTGCTGAAAAAGCACAGACCATTCTTACCACGACTCTTCCTGTATGGAAAAACCAGCTTTCACTGGCAGTGGCAATGTACAGACAGCAGCAGAATATTGAAATTCAGCAGAAAGTATCCGCCACTACAGAAGAAATCCTGAGAAAGAATGCAGAACGCCTTGGTCAGAATTCAGTGAATGTTGCCAGAGCCAATGAGCAGACTATCGTATCTGTAGAAACATTGAGAGAGACAACATCTATGCTGATCAACACATTGAATGAAGTAAAACAAATCCAGAAACAGGGAGCTGATAACAGAAGAAAACTGGATCAGGATCTTCAGACACTGGAGCATGAGTTAAAAGCTAATGTCAGAGGGTAA
- a CDS encoding TerD family protein: protein MAINLQKGQRINLKKENGAELSQACVGINWGAIEKKGFFGTKKEAVDLDGSCILYDSNKNVTEVIYFGNLKSKNGSVRHSGDDLTGDVDGDDGLDNEVITVDFSQLEPNVEHVAMVLNSYKGQDFGTIPFASIRIYEGSPTNVREVFAKYDIANDASFRGHVAMVMGVFYKRNGEWKFNAVGDPTADRKLEQTIQTVQMNYL, encoded by the coding sequence ATGGCTATTAACTTACAAAAAGGTCAGAGAATTAACCTTAAAAAAGAAAACGGAGCTGAGCTTTCTCAGGCTTGTGTAGGAATCAACTGGGGAGCAATTGAAAAAAAAGGATTTTTCGGAACTAAAAAAGAAGCAGTAGACTTAGATGGAAGCTGTATTTTATATGATTCAAACAAAAATGTTACAGAAGTAATCTATTTTGGAAATCTCAAATCCAAAAACGGATCGGTAAGACACAGTGGAGATGACCTTACCGGTGATGTAGATGGAGATGATGGTTTGGATAACGAAGTAATCACAGTAGATTTCAGCCAGCTGGAGCCAAATGTAGAGCATGTTGCTATGGTTCTGAATAGCTATAAAGGCCAGGATTTCGGAACGATTCCTTTTGCATCTATCCGTATTTATGAAGGATCACCTACTAATGTAAGAGAAGTCTTTGCTAAATATGATATTGCCAATGATGCTTCTTTCAGAGGGCATGTTGCTATGGTAATGGGGGTGTTCTATAAGAGAAACGGGGAATGGAAATTCAATGCTGTTGGAGATCCTACCGCAGATAGAAAGCTGGAGCAGACGATTCAGACTGTACAGATGAATTACTTATAA
- a CDS encoding M23 family metallopeptidase: MKKFLNRKKNVNILLGGLLLVVFAQSVFIAKLFSERDDKTYEVNLVKINTEKDSVDYLKMKTDLTLVDQTVGQLNSFLKSKDITNEKLMMLNQDSISNSIYLSKQANRYSQYLMDLQQRLMQVPLGMPTDGYISSNFGVRKNPIPFKTVYASVKTGTATESKPIAAAAPKPEVKAEPVEKIIELTDSYGNKREVKVMVTPKAAPVATAPATTTPASKTVAVNGTNKTAATEKNNPPAEADQMQFHKGLDIAVPFGSDVKAAAAGTIIFSGQKGGYGNCVIVSHGNGLATLYGHLSQLVSKVNDKVKVGQVIAKSGNSGRSTGPHLHYEVHKNNTPVNPRLFMNL; this comes from the coding sequence ATGAAAAAATTTCTAAACAGAAAGAAGAACGTAAATATTCTACTGGGAGGACTTTTGCTGGTAGTTTTTGCACAAAGTGTATTTATTGCAAAGCTCTTTTCTGAAAGAGATGACAAAACCTACGAGGTGAATCTTGTAAAAATAAACACTGAAAAAGACAGTGTAGATTATTTAAAAATGAAAACCGATCTCACCTTGGTGGATCAAACCGTAGGCCAGCTGAATTCTTTCCTTAAATCTAAGGATATTACCAATGAAAAACTGATGATGCTCAATCAGGACAGTATTTCAAATTCTATTTATCTTTCCAAACAAGCCAACCGGTACAGCCAATATCTGATGGACCTTCAGCAAAGACTGATGCAGGTTCCATTGGGAATGCCTACTGATGGATATATTTCATCTAATTTCGGAGTAAGAAAAAATCCTATCCCGTTCAAAACTGTTTATGCATCGGTAAAAACTGGTACAGCAACAGAATCTAAACCAATCGCTGCTGCTGCTCCAAAACCTGAAGTGAAAGCTGAACCTGTGGAAAAAATCATAGAACTTACTGACAGCTATGGCAACAAAAGGGAGGTAAAAGTAATGGTTACTCCAAAAGCAGCACCGGTTGCCACAGCACCTGCCACTACAACTCCTGCTTCTAAAACTGTTGCTGTAAACGGCACAAATAAAACAGCCGCTACTGAGAAGAATAATCCACCTGCTGAAGCAGACCAGATGCAGTTTCATAAAGGGCTGGACATTGCCGTTCCTTTCGGCTCTGATGTAAAAGCTGCTGCTGCGGGAACAATTATTTTCTCCGGGCAGAAAGGCGGTTATGGAAATTGTGTAATTGTCTCTCACGGAAACGGACTGGCTACCCTTTATGGGCATCTGTCTCAACTTGTTTCTAAAGTAAATGATAAAGTAAAAGTAGGTCAGGTAATTGCCAAATCAGGAAATTCCGGACGTTCTACGGGACCTCATCTTCATTATGAAGTACACAAGAACAATACTCCGGTCAATCCGAGATTGTTTATGAATCTATAA
- a CDS encoding FKBP-type peptidyl-prolyl cis-trans isomerase, which translates to MGVADMLFKRKKELAEKNLNDGKEYMEEYGKRESVVQLPSGLQYEIITEGEGAKPGPKSTVKCHYHGTTISGKIFDSSVKRGTPASFPLNRVISGWTEALQLMSVGSKWRLIIPPHLAYGDQEISKEIGPNSTLVFEVELLGIK; encoded by the coding sequence ATGGGAGTAGCAGATATGTTATTTAAACGTAAAAAAGAATTGGCAGAAAAGAACCTGAATGACGGTAAAGAATATATGGAAGAGTATGGTAAGAGAGAGAGCGTTGTGCAATTACCAAGCGGCTTACAATATGAAATTATCACAGAAGGAGAAGGAGCAAAACCAGGACCTAAGTCTACGGTGAAATGCCATTATCACGGAACGACCATTTCTGGTAAAATTTTCGACAGTTCAGTAAAAAGAGGTACGCCTGCATCTTTTCCTCTAAACAGAGTGATTTCAGGATGGACAGAAGCATTACAGCTTATGTCAGTTGGAAGTAAATGGAGACTGATCATTCCTCCGCATTTAGCATATGGAGACCAGGAAATCAGCAAAGAAATCGGACCAAACAGTACATTGGTTTTTGAAGTTGAATTATTGGGCATCAAATAA